A DNA window from Solanum lycopersicum chromosome 3, SLM_r2.1 contains the following coding sequences:
- the LOC101249151 gene encoding late embryogenesis abundant protein ECP63-like isoform X2 — MEKKRLLFILWVAAMMMIMCACWMEGEEEAAKQRTNLATGEVKIEGEKAMDSANEKANSLGDWASNKFSQYQDDVKDAASDARDAISSTAYGTQREAAQKVSGMVNMASDAKNVGCEKANQAMNAAAKMAHRVYDSASEKAANAKEGTKHKASEAYDSAAEKVDDGMNTASQMGREVQDKASHAYNFAADKAGQAMDKASDMVGEAKDGAKDACRYTSDKMNQAKDMASSSAANVKDRASEARDRSKEAYRYII; from the exons ATGGAGAAGAAGAGATTGTTGTTTATACTATGGGTAGCTgcgatgatgatgattatgtgtgCGTGTTGGATGGAGGGGGAAGAAGAGGCTGCGAAGCAGAGAACGAATTTGGCTACCGGAGAGGTGAAAATCGAAGGCGAAAAGGCTATGGATAGTGCAAACGAGAAAGCAAATTCTTTGGGTGATTGGGCCTCTAACAAATTCTCCCA GTATCAAGATGATGTGAAAGATGCAGCATCAGATGCTAGGGACGCTATAAGTTCTACTGCGTATg GAACCCAAAGAGAGGCGGCTCAGAAGGTTAGTGGAATGGTAAACATGGCATCTGACGCTAAGAATGTTGGTTGCGAGAAGGCAAATCAAGCAATGAATGCAGCAGCTAAAATGGCTCATCGCGTATATGACTCTGCATCGGAGAAAGCAG CCAATGCTAAAGAAGGAACCAAACATAAAGCTTCCGAGGCCTATGATTCCGCTGCTGAGAAAGTGGATGATGGAATGAACACAGCTTCCCAAATGGGGAGAGAAGTGCAAGATAAAGCTAGCCATGCCTATAATTTTGCCGCTGACAAAGCAGGTCAAGCCATGGACAAGGCTTCAGACATGGTAGGTGAGGCCAAGGATGGCGCAAAAGACGCTTGTAGATACACATCTGATAAGATGAATCAAGCGAAAGACATGGCTTCTAGTAGCGCAGCTAATGTAAAAGATAGAGCATCTGAGGCCAGGGATCGCTCAAAAGAAGCTTATAGATACATTATCTGA
- the LOC101249711 gene encoding proline-rich receptor-like protein kinase PERK1: MEDSPSSRSSNSSSSTPPSSSSSPPPPNSSPPPSPPESSPPPLKSDSSSPPPPKSDSSSPPPPPSKSDSPSPPPPESSPPPKSESSPPPPSPNQSPPPKSESSPPPASPPPTESSPPPASPPPTESSPRKPSDSSPSSDNDKPNTQSPPPSSNSNSSSSSSSSSPSPTTNTKPSPLKNSSFNEPNSPPSSTFSPPAPISPESSQFPPGKALPTSPPSRDASSNKSPGSLGTINSPTHEQSSSSTVAIVAAAAVAGLLIFAIIIVCLLCNRKKKKQPYYVDPAHPPKGGDPYYNTGNYSSPHTDHIVTLAPPPGVMGTPQEGGRGWTPPPPPPGANTSSEFSSGYSSHVPGGGPATIPSPNYGGLSKIQFTYADLATATGGFSDANVLGQGGFGFVHKGVLTDGNVVAVKSLKSGSGQGEREFQAEVEIISRVHHRHLVSLVGYCIADGQRMLVYEFVPNGTLEYHLHGKGRPVMDWGLRLKIALGSAKGLAYLHEDCHPRIIHRDIKGANILLDNNYEAMVADFGLARLTEDNNTHVSTRVMGTFGYLAPEYASSGKLSEKSDVFSFGVMLLELITGRRPLDTTNKLMDDSLVDWARPFLTKALEENNYDELVDPRLEGNYDPDELQRMVACAAASVRHSARRRPKMSQIVRALDGDSSLEDLNEKAGKNNTANFGGASGPASDIYDTRAYNADMVKFRQMVMTNQDMNSSEYGNTSDYGLHPSDTSSDFSSDNNHSGPNKQSK; encoded by the exons ATGGAAGATTCTCCTTCTTCTCGTTCTTCAAACTCTTCATCTTCTACTccaccttcttcttcttcttcgccGCCCCCTCCTAACTCTTCTCCCCCTCCTTCTCCTCCTGAATCTTCTCCACCACCGTTAAAATCTGACTCTTCTTCACCTCCACCACCAAAATCTGACTCTTCCTCACCGCCACCTCCACCATCAAAATCCGACTCTCCTTCACCACCACCTCCTGaatcatcaccaccaccaaaaTCTGAATCATCTCCTCCTCCCCCATCGCCTAATCAATCACCCCCACCAAAATCCGAATCATCTCCTCCTCCTGCATCACCACCTCCTACAGAATCATCTCCTCCTCCTGCATCACCACCTCCTACGGAATCTTCTCCGCGTAAACCGTCAgattcttctccttcttctgaCAATGACAAACCTAATACACAATCACCACCACCCTCCTCGAACTCCaactcctcctcctcctcctcatcATCATCCCCATCACCAACCACGAACACCAAACCCTCTCCTTTAAAAAATTCCTCCTTTAACGAACCTAATTCTCCTCCATCATCTACATTCTCTCCCCCCGCTCCCATTTCTCCAGAATCATCTCAATTTCCGCCTGGAAAGGCGTTACCTACTTCTCCACCTTCACGAGATGCATCATCAAATAAATCACCTGGTTCCTTAGGAACCATTAACTCGCCAACGCATGAACAATCTTCTTCCTCAACTGTGGCAATAGTAGCTGCAGCAGCTGTGGCAGGTCTATTAATTTTTGCCATTATCATTGTCTGCCTATTATGCaatagaaagaagaagaaacaaccATACTATGTCGATCCTGCACATCCACCAAAAG GTGGTGATCCTTATTACAATACGGGCAATTATTCTAGTCCTCATACAGATCACATTGTTACATTAGCTCCACCACCAGGTGTAATGGGTACTCCTCAAGAAGGGGGTCGCGGGTGGACCCCGCCACCCCCTCCTCCAGGCGCGAACACGAGCAGTGAATTTAGCTCAGGTTATTCAAGCCATGTTCCTGGTGGAGGGCCAGCTACGATACCATCCCCAAATTATGGTGGACTATCGAAAATACAATTCACTTATGCTGACCTGGCGACCGCCACGGGTGGATTTTCGGATGCTAATGTGTTGGGTCAAGGAGGGTTCGGGTTCGTGCATAAAGGTGTTTTGACAGATGGAAATGTAGTCGCGGTTAAGAGTTTGAAGTCTGGAAGCggacaaggagagagagagtttCAAGCTGAAGTAGAAATTATTAGTAGAGTTCATCATAGACATCTTGTTTCACTTGTGGGATATTGCATTGCTGATGGACAACGTATGTTGGTATATGAATTTGTTCCAAATGGAACTTTGGAGTACCATCTTCATG GTAAAGGTCGACCTGTTATGGATTGGGGACTTAGGCTTAAAATTGCTTTGGGATCAGCCAAGGGATTGGCTTACCTACATGAagatt GTCATCCTCGAATTATCCATCGTGACATTAAGGGTGCAAACATTTTACTTGATAACAATTATGAAGCCATG gtGGCTGATTTTGGATTAGCTAGACTTACCGAAGACAATAATACTCATGTCTCGACTCGTGTTATGGGAACTTTTGG GTACTTAGCTCCAGAATATGCATCAAGTGGAAAATTGTCAGAAAAATCAGATGTATTTTCATTTGGAGTTATGTTATTGGAACTTATAACTGGAAGAAGACCTTTGGATACTACCAATAAACTCATGGATGACAGTCTAGTAGATTGg GCTAGACCTTTCCTTACAAAAGCGCTAGAAGAGAATAACTATGATGAGTTAGTAGACCCTCGGCTAGAAGGAAACTATGATCCTGATGAGCTACAAAGGATGGTAGCTTGTGCTGCTGCTAGCGTTCGCCATTCGGCTAGAAGACGCCCTAAAATGAGCCAG ATTGTACGTGCCTTGGATGGCGATTCATCTTTGGAGGACTTAAACGAAAAAGCTGGCAAGAACAACACGGCTAACTTTGGCGGTGCAAGTGGGCCCGCGTCGGATATATACGACACACGTGCATACAATGCTGACATGGTGAAATTTAGGCAAATGGTGATGACAAATCAAGATATGAATAGTAGTGAATATGGTAACACAAGTGATTATGGACTCCATCCTTCTGATACTAGCAGTGATTTCAGCAGTGACAATAATCATTCTGGACCAAACAAGCAATCAAAATGA
- the LOC101253563 gene encoding protein AE7-like 1, with translation MTLGLINANPVVHAKKERIARADDLPHADDAVDPLEIYDFVRDIRDPEHPYSLEQLSVLSEESITVDEKLGRILITFTPTIQHCTMATVIGLCLREKLKNCFPLHFKVDIKVSPGSHADEESVNKQLNDKERVAAAMENPNLRQLVDECLYSSEL, from the exons ATGACTTTGGGACTGATCAATGCAAATCCAGTGGTTCACGCTAAGAAGGAAAGAATCGCTCGTGCAGATGATCTTCCTCACGCCGATGACGCTGTTGATCCTCTCGAAATTTAtg ATTTTGTGAGGGATATAAGAGATCCGGAGCATCCTTATTCTTTAGAGCAGCTGAGTGTACTCTCCGAGGAGTCCATAACTGTTGACGAGAAGCTTGGGCGCATTCT GATAACTTTCACCCCAACCATCCAGCACTGTACCATGGCAACTGTCATTGGCCTCTGTTTGAGGGAAAAGTTGAAGAATTGCTTCCCTCTACATTTTAAG GTGGATATAAAAGTGTCTCCTGGATCTCATGCGGACGAAGAGTCAG TTAATAAGCAGTTGAACGATAAAGAACGGGTTGCTGCTGCAATGGAGAACCCAAATCTTCGCCAGCTTGTGGATGAGTGTCTCTATTCAAGTGAGCTTTAA
- the LOC101249151 gene encoding late embryogenesis abundant protein 19-like isoform X1: protein MEKKRLLFILWVAAMMMIMCACWMEGEEEAAKQRTNLATGEVKIEGEKAMDSANEKANSLGDWASNKFSQYQDDVKDAASDARDAISSTAYGTQREAAQKVSGMVNMASDAKNVGCEKANQAMNAAAKMAHRVYDSASEKAGDINNKAKDRVHHAYDSASDDMAANAKEGTKHKASEAYDSAAEKVDDGMNTASQMGREVQDKASHAYNFAADKAGQAMDKASDMVGEAKDGAKDACRYTSDKMNQAKDMASSSAANVKDRASEARDRSKEAYRYII from the exons ATGGAGAAGAAGAGATTGTTGTTTATACTATGGGTAGCTgcgatgatgatgattatgtgtgCGTGTTGGATGGAGGGGGAAGAAGAGGCTGCGAAGCAGAGAACGAATTTGGCTACCGGAGAGGTGAAAATCGAAGGCGAAAAGGCTATGGATAGTGCAAACGAGAAAGCAAATTCTTTGGGTGATTGGGCCTCTAACAAATTCTCCCA GTATCAAGATGATGTGAAAGATGCAGCATCAGATGCTAGGGACGCTATAAGTTCTACTGCGTATg GAACCCAAAGAGAGGCGGCTCAGAAGGTTAGTGGAATGGTAAACATGGCATCTGACGCTAAGAATGTTGGTTGCGAGAAGGCAAATCAAGCAATGAATGCAGCAGCTAAAATGGCTCATCGCGTATATGACTCTGCATCGGAGAAAGCAG GTGATATCAATAATAAAGCGAAAGATAGAGTTCATCATGCTTATGACTCTGCCTCTGATGACATGGCAGCCAATGCTAAAGAAGGAACCAAACATAAAGCTTCCGAGGCCTATGATTCCGCTGCTGAGAAAGTGGATGATGGAATGAACACAGCTTCCCAAATGGGGAGAGAAGTGCAAGATAAAGCTAGCCATGCCTATAATTTTGCCGCTGACAAAGCAGGTCAAGCCATGGACAAGGCTTCAGACATGGTAGGTGAGGCCAAGGATGGCGCAAAAGACGCTTGTAGATACACATCTGATAAGATGAATCAAGCGAAAGACATGGCTTCTAGTAGCGCAGCTAATGTAAAAGATAGAGCATCTGAGGCCAGGGATCGCTCAAAAGAAGCTTATAGATACATTATCTGA
- the LOC138347361 gene encoding uncharacterized protein, whose amino-acid sequence MAVTVDNELPEKLSHNHPLFLSTADTSGVVLISIQLTGAENYSVWSRSMRIAILGRNKLGLIDGKCRKDGFGPNLSDLWERCNAIVLSWIMNCVSKELLGGIVYSTDACSVWRDLKERFDKTDGSRIFQLHREIVTLVQGTSTIAEYFTKLRLCWAEFDCIAPFPGCNCTESRGFVEFMKQQKLLQFLLGLNETYEQARSQILMLVPLPSVNQAYSMMIERESQRVIANSARNVNNLEIAALMTTRQVPNKFKRGWNAQCDHCKMMGHTKANCYRLIGYPSNFRFKKKVGQQNDSYEKEGENRSHAHNVRDEESRLHNDGSQARAAYVNFRNDQGYNNYPRTDNLHADWNRSHIPSQQHLQMMQQYDKSSHLNQSNLGQHKADDVPEPSSLNMCILSDSNMGGPLKWEGTGDW is encoded by the exons ATGGCTGTTACTGTCGACAATGAGTTACCGGAAAAACTTAGTCACAATCACCCTCTTTTTTTGAGTACTGCAGACACTTCTGGAGTTGTATTGATTTCGATTCAACTTACAGGTGCTGAGAATTATTCCGTATGGAGCAGATCGATGAGAATAGCCATACTTGGAAGAAACAAGTTGGGGCTAATCGATGGAAAGTGCAGGAAGGATGGATTTGGTCCTAATTTGAGTGATTTGTGGGAGAGATGCAATGCAATTGTCCTTTCATGGATCATGAATTGTGTTTCAAAGGAATTATTGGGTGGAATTGTTTACTCTACAGATGCATGTTCTGTTTGGCGAGATCTTAAGGAGAGATTTGATAAGACGGATGGATCAAGGATCTTTCAACTACATAGAGAAATTGTCACATTGGTACAGGGTACGAGTACTATCGCAGAGTATTTCACAAAATTGAGATTGTGCTGGGCAGAATTTGATTGCATTGCGCCTTTTCCTGGTTGTAATTGCACAGAATCGAGAGGTTTTGTAGAATTTATGAAGCAGCAGAAATTGTTGCAATTTTTATTGGGTCTTAATGAGACTTATGAGCAGGCTCGAAGTCAGATCTTGATGCTAGTTCCTCTTCCTTCTGTTAATCAAGCCTATTCAATGATGATTGAAAGAGAAAGCCAACGAGTCATAGCAAACTCAGCCAGGAATGTTAATAATCTGGAGATAGCAGCTCTTATGACTACTCGTCAAGTTCCTAACAAGTTTAAAAGGGGCTGGAATGCTCAGTGTGATCATTGCAAGATGATGGGTCATACTAAAGCAAATTGCTATAGGTTAATTGGATATCCTTCCAACTTCAGATTCAAGAAGAAAGTTGGACAGCAAAATGATTCTTATGAGAAGGAAGGAGAAAATCGAAGTCATGCTCACAATGTAAGGGATGAGGAAAGTCGATTACACAATGATGGATCACAAGCTCGAGCAGCTTATGTGAATTTTCGTAATGATCAAGGTTACAATAACTATCCTAGAACTGATAATCTTCATGCTGATTGGAATAGATCACACATTCCTTCACAACAACACCTACAGATGATGCAACAATATGATAAATCATCACATCTTAATCAGTCTAATCTGGGACAGCACAAGGCTGATGATGTACCAGAACCTTCCTCCTTAAATATGTGCATATTATCTGATTCAAACATGGGAG GACCTCTCAAGTGGGAAGGTACTGGAGATTGGTGA